One region of Streptomyces capillispiralis genomic DNA includes:
- a CDS encoding DUF1990 family protein produces MSSADFTYDHVGATREPGFCPPGFHPMRVRTRIGEGEEVFRRAAQALLTWELHRELGVGVDTTAERAAPDVDVTITLAGVVRAPCRVVWTVEEHRRAGWAYGTLAGHPESGEESFVVDRTGDGTVWLTVSAFSRPARWYSRAGGPATRGLQHAYARRCGKVLRRLATRGVEED; encoded by the coding sequence ATGTCTTCGGCGGACTTCACCTACGACCACGTCGGCGCGACCCGTGAGCCGGGTTTCTGCCCTCCCGGATTCCACCCGATGCGGGTCCGCACCCGCATCGGCGAGGGCGAGGAGGTCTTCCGGCGGGCCGCGCAGGCGCTCCTCACCTGGGAGCTCCACCGCGAGCTGGGCGTCGGGGTGGACACCACCGCCGAGCGCGCGGCCCCGGACGTCGACGTCACCATCACCCTCGCCGGTGTCGTCCGGGCGCCCTGCCGGGTGGTGTGGACGGTGGAGGAGCACCGCAGGGCCGGCTGGGCGTACGGCACGCTGGCGGGCCACCCGGAGAGCGGCGAGGAGTCCTTCGTGGTGGACCGCACGGGCGACGGGACGGTGTGGCTGACCGTCTCCGCGTTCAGCAGGCCGGCCCGCTGGTACTCCCGCGCGGGCGGCCCCGCCACCCGCGGCCTCCAGCACGCCTACGCCCGCCGCTGCGGAAAGGTCCTGCGCCGCCTGGCCACCCGGGGCGTGGAGGAGGACTGA
- the treS gene encoding maltose alpha-D-glucosyltransferase: MIVNEPVPDTFEDTPAKDRDPEWFKRAVFYEVLVRSFQDSNGDGVGDLKGLTAKLDYLQWLGVDCLWLPPFFKSPLRDGGYDVSDYTAVLPEFGDLADFVEFVDAAHQRGMRVIIDFVMNHTSDQHPWFQESRRDPDGPYGDYYVWADDDKQFEDARIIFVDTEASNWTYDPVRRQYYWHRFFSHQPDLNYENPAVQEEMISALKFWLDLGIDGFRLDAVPYLYQEEGTNCENLPATHAFLKRVRKEIDTQYPDTVLLAEANQWPEDVVDYFGDYRAGGDECHMAFHFPVMPRIFMAVRRESRYPVSEILAKTPAIPSGCQWGIFLRNHDELTLEMVTDEERDYMWAEYAKDPRMRANIGIRRRLAPLLDNDRNQIELFTALLLSLPGSPIIYYGDEIGMGDNIWLGDRDAVRTPMQWTPDRNAGFSSSDPGRLFLPTIMDPVYGYQVTNVEASMASPSSLLHWTRRMIEIRKQNPAFGLGTYTELPSSNPAVLAFLREYEDDLVLCVNNFSRFAQPTELDLSAFAGRHPVELFGGVRFPAVGDLPYLLTLAGHGFYWFRLRKDAA; encoded by the coding sequence ATGATCGTCAACGAACCCGTCCCGGACACCTTCGAGGACACCCCCGCCAAGGACCGGGACCCGGAGTGGTTCAAACGCGCCGTCTTCTACGAGGTGCTCGTCCGCTCCTTCCAGGACAGCAACGGCGACGGCGTCGGCGACCTCAAGGGCCTGACCGCCAAACTGGACTACCTGCAGTGGCTCGGCGTGGACTGCCTCTGGCTGCCACCCTTCTTCAAGTCCCCCCTGCGCGACGGCGGTTACGACGTCTCCGACTACACGGCCGTCCTCCCCGAGTTCGGTGACCTCGCCGACTTCGTCGAGTTCGTCGACGCGGCGCACCAGCGCGGCATGCGCGTGATCATCGACTTCGTCATGAACCACACCAGTGACCAGCACCCCTGGTTCCAGGAGTCGAGGCGGGACCCCGACGGACCGTACGGCGACTACTACGTCTGGGCCGACGACGACAAGCAGTTCGAGGACGCCCGGATCATCTTCGTCGACACCGAGGCGTCGAACTGGACGTACGACCCGGTGCGCCGGCAGTACTACTGGCACCGCTTCTTCTCGCACCAGCCGGACCTCAACTACGAGAACCCGGCGGTGCAGGAGGAGATGATCTCCGCGCTGAAGTTCTGGCTGGACCTCGGGATCGACGGTTTCCGGCTGGACGCGGTGCCGTACCTGTACCAGGAGGAAGGCACCAACTGCGAGAACCTGCCCGCCACGCACGCCTTCCTCAAGCGGGTCCGCAAGGAGATCGACACCCAGTACCCCGACACGGTCCTGCTCGCCGAGGCCAACCAGTGGCCCGAGGACGTCGTCGACTACTTCGGCGACTACCGCGCCGGCGGCGACGAATGCCACATGGCCTTCCACTTCCCCGTCATGCCCCGCATCTTCATGGCCGTCCGCCGCGAATCCCGCTACCCCGTCTCCGAGATCCTCGCCAAGACCCCCGCCATCCCCTCGGGCTGCCAATGGGGCATCTTCCTGCGCAACCACGACGAGCTCACCCTCGAAATGGTCACCGACGAAGAACGCGACTACATGTGGGCCGAATACGCCAAGGACCCCCGCATGCGCGCCAACATCGGCATCCGCCGCCGCCTCGCCCCCCTCCTCGACAACGACCGCAACCAGATCGAACTCTTCACCGCCCTGCTGCTCTCCCTGCCCGGCTCACCGATCATCTACTACGGCGACGAGATCGGCATGGGCGACAACATCTGGCTCGGCGACCGCGACGCCGTCCGCACCCCCATGCAGTGGACCCCCGACCGCAACGCCGGATTCTCCTCCAGCGACCCCGGACGCCTCTTCCTGCCCACGATCATGGACCCCGTCTACGGCTACCAGGTCACCAACGTCGAAGCCTCCATGGCCTCCCCCTCCTCCCTGCTCCACTGGACCCGCCGCATGATCGAGATCCGCAAGCAGAACCCCGCCTTCGGACTCGGCACCTACACCGAACTGCCCTCCTCCAACCCCGCCGTCCTCGCCTTCCTCCGCGAATACGAGGACGACCTCGTGCTCTGCGTCAACAACTTCTCACGCTTCGCACAGCCCACCGAGCTGGATCTCAGCGCCTTCGCGGGGCGGCACCCGGTGGAACTGTTCGGCGGGGTGCGCTTCCCGGCCGTCGGCGACCTGCCGTATCTGCTGACCCTGGCCGGGCACGGCTTCTACTGGTTCCGGCTCCGCAAGGACGCCGCGTAG
- a CDS encoding M4 family metallopeptidase has translation MTRKPLRRTPRTTHRRAAAVALAGVAALVATAVQSGSATAAPEKAPSAAGEARPGSELVRLSPAQRAALIREADAAKADTAKDLGLGAKEKLVVRDVLKDRDGTVHVRYERTYDGLPVLGGDLVVQGDTAGEADSVVKATRAAVKPATTTAEVPAARAERQALSAAKAEKAEGAEVDGAPRKVIWAAGGKPVVAYETVVGGLQHDGTPQELHVVTDATTGEKLYEWQAVQNGTGHTVYSGTVTLGTTQSGSSYNLTDGARGGHKTYNLNRGTSGTGTLFSGSDDVWGDGTPSNLESAAADAHYGAALTWDYYKNVHGRSGIRGDGAAAYSRVHYGNNYVNAFWSDGCFCMTYGDGSGNANPLTSIDVAAHEMTHGLTSNTAGLNYSGESGGLNEATSDIFGATVEFYANNSSDVGDYLIGEEIDINGDGTPLRYMDKPSKDGASKDSWYSGIGSIDVHYSSGPANHFFYLLSEGSGTKTINGVTYDSPTSDGLPVTGIGRAKAEKIWFRALTTKFTSTTNYAGARTGTLAATGELYGTDSAEYKAVQDAWAGINVGSRSGDGGGGGTSFESTTDVAVPDAGAAVTSSISVSGRTGNAPSNLQVSVDIVHTYSGDLVVDLLAPDGTAYRLRNRTGGSADNINETYTVNASSETANGTWQLRVQDVARYDTGYINGWKLTFP, from the coding sequence TTGACACGCAAGCCCCTCAGACGCACCCCCCGCACCACGCACCGCCGCGCCGCCGCCGTCGCCCTCGCCGGGGTGGCCGCCCTGGTCGCCACGGCCGTGCAGTCCGGCAGCGCCACCGCCGCCCCGGAGAAGGCACCGTCGGCGGCGGGCGAGGCCCGGCCCGGCTCGGAGCTCGTCCGGCTCTCCCCCGCCCAGCGCGCCGCGCTGATCCGTGAGGCGGACGCCGCCAAGGCGGACACCGCCAAGGACCTCGGCCTGGGCGCGAAGGAGAAGCTGGTCGTCCGCGACGTCCTCAAGGACCGCGACGGCACCGTGCACGTCCGCTACGAGCGCACCTACGACGGCCTGCCCGTGCTCGGCGGCGACCTGGTCGTCCAGGGCGACACGGCCGGCGAGGCCGACTCCGTCGTCAAGGCCACCCGCGCCGCGGTGAAGCCCGCGACGACCACCGCCGAGGTCCCGGCCGCGCGGGCCGAGCGGCAGGCCCTGTCCGCCGCGAAGGCCGAGAAGGCGGAGGGCGCCGAGGTCGACGGCGCCCCGCGCAAGGTGATCTGGGCGGCCGGGGGCAAGCCGGTCGTGGCGTACGAGACGGTCGTCGGCGGCCTCCAGCACGACGGCACCCCGCAGGAGCTGCACGTCGTCACCGACGCCACCACGGGCGAGAAGCTGTACGAGTGGCAGGCCGTCCAGAACGGCACCGGTCACACCGTCTACAGCGGCACCGTCACCCTGGGCACCACCCAGTCCGGGTCGTCGTACAACCTCACCGACGGGGCGCGCGGCGGGCACAAGACGTACAACCTCAACCGCGGCACCTCCGGCACCGGCACGCTGTTCTCCGGCTCCGACGACGTCTGGGGCGACGGCACCCCGTCCAACCTGGAGTCGGCCGCCGCCGACGCCCACTACGGGGCCGCGCTGACCTGGGACTACTACAAGAACGTGCACGGCCGCAGCGGCATCCGCGGCGACGGCGCGGCCGCCTACTCCCGGGTCCACTACGGCAACAACTACGTCAACGCCTTCTGGTCCGACGGCTGCTTCTGCATGACCTACGGCGACGGCTCGGGCAACGCCAACCCGCTGACCTCGATCGACGTCGCCGCGCACGAGATGACCCACGGCCTCACCTCGAACACCGCGGGCCTCAACTACAGCGGCGAGTCCGGCGGTCTGAACGAGGCCACCAGCGACATCTTCGGCGCGACCGTCGAGTTCTACGCCAACAACTCCTCCGACGTCGGTGACTACCTCATCGGCGAGGAGATCGACATCAACGGCGACGGCACCCCGCTGCGCTACATGGACAAGCCCAGCAAGGACGGCGCGTCCAAGGACAGCTGGTACTCCGGCATCGGCTCGATCGACGTGCACTACTCGTCCGGCCCCGCGAACCACTTCTTCTACCTGCTGAGCGAGGGCAGCGGCACCAAGACCATCAACGGTGTCACCTACGACTCGCCCACCTCGGACGGCCTCCCGGTCACCGGCATCGGCCGCGCCAAGGCGGAGAAGATCTGGTTCCGCGCGCTGACCACGAAGTTCACCTCCACCACCAACTACGCGGGCGCCCGCACCGGCACCCTGGCGGCGACCGGTGAGCTGTACGGCACGGACAGCGCCGAGTACAAGGCGGTGCAGGACGCCTGGGCGGGCATCAACGTCGGCTCGCGCTCCGGTGACGGCGGCGGTGGCGGCACGTCCTTCGAGAGCACCACCGACGTGGCGGTCCCGGACGCCGGTGCCGCGGTGACCTCCTCGATCAGCGTCTCCGGGCGGACGGGCAACGCGCCCTCCAACCTCCAGGTCTCGGTGGACATCGTGCACACCTACAGCGGTGACCTGGTCGTCGACCTGCTGGCCCCGGACGGCACGGCGTACCGCCTGAGGAACCGTACCGGCGGCTCGGCGGACAACATCAACGAGACCTACACGGTCAACGCCTCCTCGGAGACCGCCAACGGCACCTGGCAGCTGCGGGTGCAGGACGTGGCACGGTACGACACGGGCTACATCAACGGCTGGAAGCTCACCTTCCCGTAA
- a CDS encoding S8 family peptidase, with protein sequence MARTRTRRLRRAGVFTAVLCTAAVSAATLPARAAPQGRILGAGAPGSVTGSYLVTLKEGTAARSTAGRDLAERYGAEISHIYGTVLNGYAVRADAGQAGRLAADPEVASVVQDTRVALEHTRADPPPWGLDRIDRPGLPLDRRYTWPEPAGAGVTVYVIDTGVRTTHRDFAGRARHGWDFVQDDRTAQDGNGHGTHVAGIVAGRSYGVAKQARIVSVRVLDDTGSGTTAQVIAGVDWVTRNARRPAVANLSLGGFHNAQLNAAVRTSIASGVTYTVAAGNEGRPAALYSPAGVRQAVTVGATDRQDKKPAFSNHGSAVDLFAPGVSVISASAASDTARVAYSGTSMASPHAAGAAALYLAEHRRATPAQVANALVTGAASGQVTGRGLGSPDRLLQVPRP encoded by the coding sequence ATGGCACGGACGCGGACGCGGCGTCTGCGCCGGGCGGGGGTCTTCACGGCGGTGCTGTGCACCGCGGCGGTCTCGGCCGCCACCCTGCCCGCGCGGGCCGCACCCCAGGGACGGATACTCGGCGCCGGCGCACCCGGCTCCGTGACCGGCAGTTATCTGGTGACACTGAAGGAGGGCACGGCGGCCCGCTCCACGGCGGGCCGGGACCTCGCCGAGCGGTACGGAGCGGAAATAAGCCACATCTACGGCACGGTGCTGAACGGCTACGCGGTACGCGCCGACGCGGGACAGGCCGGGCGTCTGGCGGCCGACCCCGAGGTGGCCTCGGTCGTCCAGGACACGCGCGTCGCCCTGGAGCACACGCGGGCGGACCCGCCGCCCTGGGGGCTGGACCGGATCGACCGGCCGGGCCTGCCGCTGGACCGGCGGTACACCTGGCCGGAGCCGGCGGGCGCCGGGGTGACGGTCTACGTGATCGACACCGGTGTCCGCACCACGCACCGGGACTTCGCCGGGCGGGCGCGCCACGGCTGGGACTTCGTCCAGGACGACCGGACCGCCCAGGACGGCAACGGACACGGCACCCATGTCGCCGGAATCGTCGCGGGCAGGTCGTACGGGGTGGCCAAGCAGGCGCGGATCGTCTCCGTGCGCGTCCTGGACGACACCGGGTCGGGCACCACCGCGCAGGTGATCGCGGGCGTCGACTGGGTGACCCGCAACGCGCGCAGGCCCGCGGTCGCCAACCTCAGCCTGGGCGGTTTCCACAACGCGCAGTTGAACGCCGCCGTCCGCACCTCCATCGCCTCCGGTGTCACCTACACGGTCGCCGCGGGCAACGAGGGGAGGCCGGCCGCGCTGTACTCACCGGCGGGGGTGCGCCAGGCCGTCACGGTGGGCGCGACCGACCGGCAGGACAAGAAACCGGCCTTTTCCAACCACGGCTCGGCCGTCGACCTGTTCGCCCCGGGGGTGTCGGTCATCTCGGCGTCCGCCGCGAGCGACACCGCGCGGGTCGCGTACTCGGGTACGTCGATGGCGTCCCCGCACGCGGCGGGCGCGGCGGCGCTGTATCTCGCCGAGCACCGGCGGGCGACCCCGGCGCAGGTGGCGAACGCGCTGGTCACGGGCGCGGCGAGCGGACAGGTGACCGGGCGGGGGCTCGGGTCGCCGGACCGGCTGCTTCAGGTGCCGCGCCCGTAG
- a CDS encoding alpha-1,4-glucan--maltose-1-phosphate maltosyltransferase, with the protein MPAKHHSSSPPTPGSRGPDGPPTAVGRIPVLDVRPTVRQGRRPAKAVTGETFEISATVFREGHDAVAANVVLRDPGGRPGPFTPMRELAPGTDRWGATVTAGAPGLWTYTVEAWGDPVSTWRHHARIKVPAGLDTELVLEEGARLHERAAADVPDPDSRGVLLAAVDALRDASRPAASRLAAALTPDVDAVLARHPLRELVTSSDPLPLLVERERALYGSWYEFFPRSEGTPEQPHGTFDTAARRLPAIAAMGFDVVYLPPIHPIGTTYRKGPNNTLDAGPDDVGVPWAIGSPEGGHDAVHPALGTIEDFTRFVTRAAALGLEVALDFALQCSPDHPWVHKHPEWFHHRPDGSIAHAENPPKKYQDIYPIAFDADMDGLITETVRVLRFWMGHGVRIFRVDNPHTKPVVFWERVISEINRADPDVIFLAEAFTRPAMMHTLAQIGFQQSYTYFTWRTTKQELTEYLTELSGEAASYMRPNFFANTPDILHAYLQHGGRPAFEVRAVLAATLSPSWGIYSGYELCENTPLREGSEEYLDSEKYQLTPRDWETAEREGRTIAPLITRLNTIRRENPALRQLRDLHFHDVDQEAVIAYSKRKGSNTVLVVANLDPHHTQEATVSLDMPQLGLEWHESVPVRDELTGETYQWGRANYVRLEPGRSPAHVFRVLRPSTPQTGGSPTT; encoded by the coding sequence ATGCCCGCCAAGCACCATTCGTCCTCACCCCCGACGCCCGGCAGCCGGGGGCCCGACGGCCCCCCGACCGCCGTGGGGCGCATCCCCGTCCTGGACGTCCGGCCGACGGTCCGGCAGGGGCGCCGCCCCGCGAAGGCCGTGACCGGCGAGACGTTCGAGATCTCGGCCACCGTGTTCCGCGAGGGGCACGACGCCGTGGCGGCCAACGTGGTCCTCAGGGACCCCGGGGGACGTCCGGGGCCGTTCACGCCGATGCGGGAGCTGGCGCCGGGCACGGACCGGTGGGGGGCGACCGTCACCGCGGGCGCGCCCGGTCTGTGGACGTACACCGTGGAGGCGTGGGGCGACCCGGTCTCCACCTGGCGGCACCACGCGCGGATCAAGGTGCCGGCCGGGCTGGACACGGAGCTGGTCCTGGAGGAGGGCGCCCGGCTGCACGAGCGGGCGGCGGCCGACGTGCCGGACCCGGACTCCCGGGGCGTCCTGCTCGCCGCCGTGGACGCCCTGCGCGACGCGAGCCGTCCGGCGGCGTCCCGGCTGGCGGCGGCGCTGACGCCGGACGTGGACGCGGTGCTGGCCCGCCACCCGCTGCGGGAGCTGGTCACCAGCAGCGACCCGCTGCCCCTGCTGGTGGAACGCGAACGGGCCCTGTACGGCTCCTGGTACGAGTTCTTCCCCCGCTCCGAGGGCACCCCCGAGCAGCCCCACGGCACCTTCGACACCGCCGCCCGCCGCCTGCCCGCGATCGCCGCGATGGGCTTCGACGTCGTCTACCTCCCGCCCATCCACCCCATCGGCACCACCTACCGCAAAGGCCCCAACAACACCCTCGACGCCGGCCCCGACGACGTCGGCGTGCCCTGGGCCATCGGCTCCCCCGAGGGCGGCCACGACGCCGTCCACCCCGCCCTGGGCACCATCGAGGACTTCACCCGCTTCGTGACCCGCGCCGCCGCCCTCGGCCTGGAGGTCGCCCTCGACTTCGCCCTCCAGTGCTCCCCCGACCACCCCTGGGTCCACAAACACCCCGAGTGGTTCCACCACCGCCCCGACGGCTCCATCGCCCACGCCGAGAACCCCCCGAAGAAGTACCAGGACATCTACCCCATCGCCTTCGACGCCGACATGGACGGCCTCATCACCGAGACCGTCCGCGTCCTGAGGTTCTGGATGGGCCACGGCGTACGGATCTTCCGCGTCGACAACCCCCACACCAAACCGGTCGTCTTCTGGGAACGGGTGATCAGCGAGATCAACCGCGCCGACCCCGACGTGATCTTCCTCGCGGAGGCCTTCACCCGCCCCGCGATGATGCACACCCTCGCCCAGATCGGCTTCCAGCAGTCCTACACCTACTTCACCTGGCGCACCACCAAGCAGGAACTGACCGAGTACCTCACCGAACTCTCGGGGGAGGCCGCCTCCTACATGCGGCCCAACTTCTTCGCCAACACCCCCGACATCCTGCACGCCTACCTCCAGCACGGCGGCCGGCCCGCCTTCGAGGTCCGCGCCGTCCTCGCCGCCACCCTCTCCCCCTCCTGGGGCATCTACAGCGGCTACGAACTCTGCGAGAACACCCCCCTGCGCGAAGGCAGCGAGGAGTACCTCGACAGCGAGAAGTACCAGCTCACCCCCCGCGACTGGGAGACCGCCGAACGCGAGGGCCGCACCATCGCCCCCCTCATCACCCGGCTCAACACCATCCGCCGGGAGAACCCGGCCCTGCGGCAGCTGCGCGACCTCCACTTCCACGACGTCGACCAGGAGGCGGTCATCGCCTACTCGAAGCGGAAGGGTTCGAACACGGTTCTGGTGGTCGCCAACCTCGACCCCCACCACACCCAGGAGGCCACGGTCTCGTTGGACATGCCGCAACTCGGCCTGGAATGGCACGAGTCGGTACCGGTGCGCGACGAGCTCACCGGCGAGACCTATCAATGGGGCAGGGCCAACTACGTGCGGCTCGAACCGGGCCGGAGCCCGGCGCACGTCTTCCGGGTCCTGCGACCGTCCACCCCGCAGACCGGAGGGTCACCCACCACATGA
- a CDS encoding glycosyltransferase family 1 protein — MKAIRRFTVRPVLPDPLRPLSDLARNLRWSWHTGTRDLFRSVDPGRWAAVGGDPVRLLGSVPAERLTELAADRGFLDRLDAVAGDLRAYMTGDRWYQAQTDRLPAAVAYFSPEFGITAALPQYSGGLGILAGDHLKAASDLGVPLIGVGLLYRHGYFRQSLSRDGWQQEHYPVLDPNELPLDQLKEADGTPAQVTLALPGGRSLRARIWLAQVGRVPLLLLDSDIEENDLGERGVTDRLYGGGSEHRLLQEMLLGIGGVRAVRAYCRLTGHAGPEVFHTNEGHAGFLGLERIAELRGEGLDFDAALEAVRAGTVFTTHTPVPAGIDRFDRDLVARHFGPHAELPHMEVDRILRLGMETYPGGEPGLFNMAVMGLRLAQRANGVSLLHGDVSREMFAGLWPGFDPEEVPITSVTNGVHAPTWVAPEVFRLGARQIGAQRAEEALSVGDSDRWDSVADIPDRDIWELRRSLRELLVLEVRERLRASWRQRGAGTAELGWIDGVLDPDVLTIGFARRVPSYKRLTLMLRDRARLTELLLHPERPVQIVVAGKAHPADEGGKKLIQELVRFADDPRVRHRIVFLPDYGMAMAQKLYPGCDIWLNNPLRPLEACGTSGMKAALNGCLNLSVLDGWWSEWFQPDFGWAIPTADGAGTDPDRRDAIEADALYDLLEQRIAPRFYERGESGLPDRWIEMVRRTLSLLGPKVLAGRMVREYVERLYAPAARAHRAMEPDAARALAAWKARVRAAWHGVTVDHVETSVTAATAELGTTLALRVRVGLGDLGPDDVEVQAVAGRVDEEDRITDASAVPLKPVGAPDQEGRWVYEGPLSLDRTGPFGYTVRILPAHRLLASGAELGLLAVPSEELAEAAGLLMR, encoded by the coding sequence GTGAAGGCGATCCGTCGATTCACCGTCCGACCCGTGCTCCCCGACCCCCTCCGGCCCCTGAGCGATCTGGCCCGCAACCTGCGCTGGTCCTGGCACACCGGGACGCGCGACCTGTTCCGCTCCGTCGACCCCGGACGCTGGGCCGCCGTCGGCGGCGACCCGGTACGGCTGCTCGGCAGCGTGCCCGCCGAGCGGCTCACCGAACTGGCCGCCGACCGCGGCTTCCTGGACCGCCTCGACGCGGTGGCGGGCGATCTGCGCGCCTACATGACCGGCGACCGCTGGTACCAGGCGCAGACCGACCGGCTGCCCGCCGCCGTGGCCTACTTCTCCCCGGAGTTCGGCATCACCGCCGCCCTCCCGCAGTACTCCGGCGGACTCGGCATCCTCGCCGGCGACCACCTCAAGGCCGCCAGCGACCTCGGCGTCCCCCTCATCGGCGTCGGACTGCTCTACCGCCACGGCTACTTCCGCCAGTCCCTGTCCCGGGACGGCTGGCAGCAGGAGCACTACCCCGTCCTGGACCCCAACGAGCTGCCCCTGGACCAGCTCAAGGAGGCCGACGGCACCCCCGCCCAGGTCACCCTCGCCCTGCCCGGCGGCCGCTCCCTGCGCGCCCGGATCTGGCTGGCCCAGGTGGGCAGGGTCCCGCTGCTCCTGCTGGACTCCGACATCGAGGAGAACGACCTCGGTGAACGCGGCGTCACCGACCGGCTCTACGGCGGCGGCAGCGAGCACCGGCTGCTCCAGGAGATGCTGCTCGGCATAGGAGGGGTCCGCGCGGTGCGCGCCTACTGCCGGCTGACCGGGCACGCCGGACCCGAGGTGTTCCACACCAACGAGGGCCACGCCGGGTTCCTCGGCCTGGAGCGCATCGCCGAACTGCGCGGCGAGGGGCTGGACTTCGACGCGGCGCTCGAGGCGGTCCGCGCGGGGACCGTGTTCACCACCCACACCCCCGTCCCGGCCGGCATCGACCGCTTCGACCGGGACCTGGTCGCCCGCCACTTCGGCCCGCACGCCGAACTGCCGCACATGGAGGTCGACCGCATCCTCCGGCTCGGCATGGAGACCTACCCCGGGGGCGAGCCCGGCCTCTTCAACATGGCCGTGATGGGCCTGCGCCTGGCCCAGCGCGCCAACGGCGTCTCCCTGCTGCACGGCGACGTCAGCCGCGAGATGTTCGCGGGCCTCTGGCCCGGCTTCGACCCCGAGGAGGTGCCCATCACCTCCGTGACCAACGGGGTGCACGCGCCGACCTGGGTCGCCCCCGAGGTGTTCCGGCTCGGCGCCCGGCAGATCGGCGCGCAGCGCGCAGAGGAGGCGCTGAGCGTCGGCGACTCCGACCGCTGGGACTCCGTCGCGGACATCCCCGACCGGGACATCTGGGAGCTGCGCCGGTCCCTGCGCGAACTGCTGGTGCTGGAGGTGCGCGAGCGGCTGCGGGCCTCCTGGCGGCAGCGCGGCGCGGGGACGGCCGAGCTGGGCTGGATCGACGGGGTGCTCGACCCGGACGTGCTGACCATCGGCTTCGCCCGGCGGGTCCCGTCGTACAAGCGGCTGACGCTGATGCTGCGCGACCGGGCGCGGCTGACGGAGCTGCTGCTGCACCCCGAGCGGCCGGTGCAGATCGTGGTGGCGGGCAAGGCGCACCCGGCGGACGAGGGCGGCAAGAAGCTCATCCAGGAGCTGGTGCGGTTCGCCGACGACCCGCGGGTGCGGCACCGGATCGTGTTCCTGCCCGACTACGGCATGGCCATGGCGCAGAAGCTCTACCCCGGCTGCGACATCTGGCTGAACAACCCGCTCCGGCCGCTGGAGGCGTGCGGCACCAGCGGCATGAAGGCCGCGCTCAACGGCTGCCTGAACCTGTCGGTCCTGGACGGCTGGTGGAGCGAGTGGTTCCAGCCCGACTTCGGCTGGGCGATCCCCACCGCGGACGGGGCCGGCACCGACCCCGACCGGCGCGACGCCATAGAGGCCGACGCCCTCTACGACCTGCTGGAACAGCGGATCGCGCCGCGCTTCTACGAGCGCGGCGAGAGCGGGCTGCCGGACCGCTGGATCGAGATGGTGCGCCGGACGCTGAGCCTGCTCGGCCCGAAGGTGCTGGCCGGGCGCATGGTCCGCGAGTACGTCGAGCGGCTGTACGCGCCCGCCGCCCGCGCGCACCGCGCGATGGAGCCGGACGCCGCGCGGGCGCTGGCCGCGTGGAAGGCCAGGGTGCGTGCCGCCTGGCACGGCGTGACCGTCGACCACGTCGAGACGTCCGTGACCGCGGCCACCGCCGAGCTGGGCACCACGCTCGCGCTGCGCGTGCGGGTGGGCCTCGGCGACCTCGGCCCGGACGACGTCGAGGTGCAGGCGGTCGCCGGGCGGGTCGACGAGGAGGACCGCATCACCGACGCGTCGGCCGTGCCGCTGAAACCGGTCGGCGCCCCGGACCAGGAGGGCCGCTGGGTGTACGAGGGCCCGCTCTCCCTGGACCGCACCGGCCCCTTCGGCTACACGGTCCGCATCCTGCCCGCCCACCGCCTGCTCGCCTCGGGCGCGGAACTGGGCCTGCTGGCCGTCCCGTCGGAGGAGCTGGCGGAGGCGGCGGGGCTGCTGATGCGGTGA